A genomic stretch from Kiritimatiellia bacterium includes:
- a CDS encoding acyl-CoA desaturase, with the protein MHLACLAVFWTGVSRAAVAACVAMYAVRVFALTGGYHRYFSHNAFKTSRAFQFVLALLGATAAQRGPLWWASHHRHHHRMADTEDDIHSPSRRGFFWAHLGWLLVPEYSRTRYDLIEDFAKYPELRFLDRHPFVAPAALVLFLYMVGEGLKPAGGATGPRFVVWGFFISTVLVYHVTFCINSLMHMAGTRRYATPDTSRNNAVLALLSMGEGWHNNHHRYAVAARQGFFWWEVDLTYYALRGLAALGVVWDLREPPAKVYEEARAR; encoded by the coding sequence ATGCACCTGGCGTGCCTGGCGGTGTTCTGGACCGGCGTGAGCCGGGCCGCCGTGGCCGCTTGCGTGGCGATGTACGCGGTCCGGGTCTTCGCCCTGACCGGCGGCTATCATCGCTACTTCTCCCACAACGCATTCAAGACCAGCCGGGCCTTCCAGTTCGTGCTGGCCCTGCTGGGCGCGACGGCGGCGCAGCGCGGGCCGCTGTGGTGGGCCTCGCACCACCGGCATCATCACCGGATGGCCGACACGGAGGACGATATTCATTCGCCGTCCCGCCGCGGCTTTTTCTGGGCGCACCTGGGCTGGCTGCTGGTCCCCGAGTATTCGCGGACCCGCTATGACCTGATCGAGGATTTCGCGAAATACCCCGAGTTGCGCTTCCTGGACCGGCATCCGTTCGTCGCGCCCGCCGCGCTGGTTCTATTCCTCTATATGGTCGGCGAGGGGCTGAAGCCGGCGGGCGGGGCGACCGGGCCGCGGTTCGTGGTCTGGGGGTTCTTCATCAGCACGGTCCTGGTCTACCACGTGACGTTCTGCATCAACTCGCTCATGCACATGGCCGGCACGCGCCGCTACGCGACGCCGGACACGAGCCGGAACAACGCCGTGCTGGCGCTCTTGAGCATGGGCGAGGGGTGGCACAACAACCACCACCGCTATGCCGTGGCCGCGCGCCAGGGCTTCTTCTGGTGGGAGGTGGACCTGACCTACTACGCGCTGCGCGGGCTGGCCGCGCTCGGGGTGGTCTGGGACCTGCGCGAGCCGCCGGCGAAGGTCTACGAGGAGGCGCGGGCGCGATGA